A region from the Fusarium graminearum PH-1 chromosome 4, whole genome shotgun sequence genome encodes:
- a CDS encoding T-complex protein 1 subunit epsilon has product MTAAVMKDEQGRPFIVVRDQGRKKRQFGNEAVKSHILAARTVANIVKSSLGPRGLDKILISPDGDITVTNDGATILQQMEITNHVAKLLVELSKSQDDEIGDGTTGVVVLAGALLEQAADLIDKGIHPIRIADGYDQACDIAVAELDKISDTIEFSREETSNLVKVARTSLGSKIVSKSHDQFANIAVDAVLSVADLERKDVDFELIKVDGKVGGALEDTLLVKGVIVDKDFSHPQMPSEVRDAKIAILTCAFEPPKPKTKHHLDITSVEEFKKLQNYEKEKFIEMIQQIKDTGANLAICQWGFDDEANHLLLQNELPAVRWVGGPEIELIAIATNGRIVPRFEDLSAAKLGTAGIVREMSFGTTREKMLVIEECANTRAVTVFVRGSNKMIIDEAKRSLHDALCVVRNLVRDNRVVYGGGAAEIACSLAVEDAAVKTPGLEQYAMRAFSEALDTVPMTLAENSGLNPIATLAEVKSQQVKAGPEGRGKLGVDCMGRGDNDMKEAFVIDPLIGKKQQLQLATQLCRMVLKVNNVIVSGADDNDF; this is encoded by the exons ATGACAGCGGCggtgatgaaggatgagCAAGGCCGTCCTTTTATCGTCGTCCGAGA TCaggggaggaagaagcgcCAGTTTGGTAACGAAGCCGTCAAATCGCACATTCTCGCCGCTCGAACCGTCGCAAATATCGTAAAGTCGTCTCTTGGTCCTCGTGgactcgacaagatcctcatCTCTCCTGATGGAGACATCACCGTGACAAACGACGGCGCTACTATCCTGCAACAGATGGAGATCACCAACCACGTTGCCAAGCTACTAGTTGAGCTCTCCAAGTCCCAGGACGATGAGATTGGTGACGGTACCACTGGTGTCGTTGTTCTTGCTGGTGCTCTCCTGGAGCAGGCTGCCGACCTGATCGACAAGGGAATCCACCCTATCCGAATTGCCGACGGTTACGACCAAGCTTGCGATATCGCTGTTGCCGAGCTTGATAAGATTTCAGACACGATCGAGTTTTCTCGCGAAGAGACTtccaaccttgtcaaggttgcaCGAACAAGTTTGGGCAGCAAGATTGTCTCCAAGTCTCACGACCAATTCGCCAACATCGCTGTCGACGCTGTTCTATCCGTTGCCGATCTTGAGCGAAAGGACGTCGATTTCGAGCtgatcaaggttgatggaaaGGTCGGAGGAGCTCTCGAGGATACCCTCCTTGTCAAGGGTGTTATTGTCGACAAGGACTTCTCTCACCCCCAAATGCCCTCAGAAGTCCGGGATGCCAAGATTGCCATTCTGACTTGCGCTTTTGAGccccccaagcccaagaccaagcacCACCTTGATATCACCAGCGTcgaggagttcaagaagcttcaaAACTACGAAAAGGAGAAGTTTATCGAGATGATTCAGCAGATCAAGGATACAGGTGCTAACCTGGCCATCTGCCAGTGGGGTTTCGACGACGAGGCCaaccatctcctcctccagaaCGAGCTGCCAGCTGTTCGATGGGTCGGTGGGCCTGAGATTGAGCTGATTGCTATTGCTACCAACGGCCGAATAGTTCCCAGATTCGAGGACCTTTCCGCGGCGAAGCTGGGTACGGCTGGTATTGTCCGAGAGATGTCCTTCGGTACAACACGGGAGAAGATGCTTGTCATTGAGGAGTGCGCCAACACCCGGGCTGTTACAGTCTTTGTCCGAGGTAGCAACAAGATG ATTATCGACGAGGCCAAGCGATCTCTGCATGATGCTCTTTGCGTGGTGCGAAACCTGGTCCGTGATAACCGCGTTGTCtacggtggtggtgctgccGAGATTGCCTGCTCTTTGGCCGTCGAGGATGCGGCTGTCAAGACCCCTGGCCTTGAACAGTACGCCATGCGTGCCTTTTCTGAGGCTCTCGACACCGTTCCCATGACCCTGGCCGAGAACAGTGGTCTCAACCCTATCGCCACTCTTGCCGAAGTCAAGAGCCAacaggtcaaggctggacCCGAGGGCCGTGGcaagcttggtgttgactgCATGGGACGTGGTGACAACGACATGAAGGAGGCTTTCGTTATTGACCCTCTTATCGGCAAGAAGCAACAGCTCCAGCTTGCCACACAATTATGTCGCATGgtcctcaaggtcaacaacGTTATTGTGTCTGGAGCGGATGACAACGACTTTTAG